The genomic interval TCAATATTTATTTGTTAATAATATATAACAGATTTGAAATTCTGTCAATATTATATGTTTTCGTTTTTTATTAAAAAAATAAACAAAAGAGAAACGACAATTGCTGTCGTTTCTCTTTTGTTTACTGTACTGTTCTGGTAGCTGGTTTACTTTTGTTTCCTGCTTTATCAGTTGCTGTTGCGGTTACTGTTGTTCCGGATTTTTGCGGTGTGATTTTGATTGTATATTTCCCCGACTTATCCGCTTTCCGGCTTCCGATGACTTTCTGTTTTACTTTTAACTGAATTGTTGCATACGCTTCAGTTTTGCCTGTGACGGTTTTCGTTGTTTTTTTGATTGTACTAATCGTTGGCGTTGCAGGTGGTGTTTTATCCACTACTGTGACGGTCTTTGCAGGACTTGTTGCATTAAATTCATTCTTGAACGTTACGGTCAAGCTTGTACCAGCCTTTTGAACACCAATTTTGACTTTGAAGTTTCCGTTGGCATTAGCTTTTGTGCTCTTAAACTTTTTATTATTTCGTTTTATCTCTATGATGGCATTGGCCGCTGCTTTACCAGAAAGATATGTGTCATTATCATCAATCGTATTGACAGAAGGTTTATCTATCTTTTTTGTAATGTAAGCAGATGGAATATACCCGGTTAATTTTTTGTCTGCAGTCTGAACAGGATACCAGACAAATTGGTTTTGACTAGTTGCGGACAAATCATATTTGAAAGTACCGTTAATGATTAAGGTGGTATTTTCCTTTAGTTTTGTTTGTGAATTCGCGAGAGTACTAGGTTTTAACCGAAAGTTAGCATTGTTCTTTGTTACGACAACTTTATCTCCCTTTTTAAAAAAGTAGGCAGAAGGATGGATTTGATCAGTGAGGCTGTATTTCATTGTTCTGAAAGCAATATTTTTATTGCTAGTAGGGTCATATTCAAAGTCAGCCGTTTTAAAAGGGAATTTTCCTAATGATGTATTCTCTAAGAAACTGTCGTTTTCGATGTGATGGAATACTTTTTCTTGATACGCATTCTTGTTTTTTGCCCCAGTAAGCTGCACAAGCGGACTGTTTACAGGTTTGCTTCCGTTGTAAGCCATAACAGGGAAATACCAATTTTCAATAACTTGTTTGTCTGCTCCTTTTATTTTAGGAAGATCTGTACGCTTATACATACCATTCAAGATTTCAATGCCCGCTTCGATATTGTACGATATGTCATTTTGCAGCTTCTGTTGATCATATTGCGGCTGATTCGTGATTTGCATAAGACCGATTCCGTCATCATCAGAAATGATAGGTTTGCCATTCGCATCAAATTGTTTCCATCCTCCATTTTCTTGTGTAGTGACAGCTTTTACAACTTCGGGAGGAATATTGGCTTCTAAAGCTGCGTTCGTCAGCAAACAATTGACATGTTGAAAAGAGGGGTTTTGATTTGGTTGGATTTCCCCGTACGCTTCACACTTAGACGCTAGCGTAGATTCCGCAGAGGCTTCTTCATAAAATAAGCCGAGCGTTAAGCAAGTAAGTACTCCTGCTTTTAATAAATATCGTTTCATTATTCTCCGATTCTCCAATCTACTTAATCTTTATTACTCATAAACTATATTCTACCATAATAGGATATTATTTTTATGTGAAATAGTATGTATAAGGATTAAAGTATAAAATTTGCAAAGAGATATAAAATCAGCATACTAATGATAATGGTCACATTTGTGAGCGTACCAATAAAACGTGTGGTGCTATATTTAAATTCAAGGGCAAATGGTAAAATGGATGCCCCAATAGGTAATAGAAGACCGATTAGAATAGTATATTTAAACATTTCATTGAATGGAAGCAGAAAATAGAGAATAAGCCCAAAAAGCAGACCTGTACCATACCGGAAAAGTAGGAATTTTATCATAGGTTTGATGTATAGCTTTTCAAACTTGAAATTTAAATAAAGTCCTAGCAATAAGAAAGACAAAGGCATATTCGCTTTAGATAGAATAGTAGCAAAATCAATGACTGCAGATGGTAGATGCAGGTGGCAGTAGTTTAAAATACTAACGATGAAATAAGTCATTAGTGGAATCGATGTACCAAACTTTTTAAGGATGATCCTTGGCTTAAGCGTTAGCCCCTCTTTTGAATAATAACTTGCGATAATGTAAACGATTCCGAACAGGATGAATGCATTTCCAGCATCGAACATCCCAAAATAGGCTAATCCTTCTGCTCCCCAAATGGTTTGAACAAGTGGAAAGGCAAAAATTCCAACATTATAGCCAGGAGCAAGCATCAATAGAGTCCCTTTTAGTTCCTTTGCCTCTTTTCTGAAGACAAACCAGGCGAGACAAAGTGAGATTATTCCATAAATTAATACAATGACTGTTAGTAGCAGCAAGGAAGGCTCAATCTTCACCGTATCAAAAGTAACAATAATGAGAGCAGGGAGAGTGATGTTAAAAATAATCCTGCCCATTGCTTCTCCATCTTTCTCTTTTAAAAGATTTAATCGCTTGAAAACATAGCCAACCATGATTAATAGCAGTAAAAATAGAAATTCCTGATTCATACAGTATGACACCTCTAATTATAGAAAAATAGTATACAATTAAAAATACTACTATATCGAGAATAAACCAATCCATATTGTAACTATTTTCTAAAATTAAGGGTGAAAAGAAACTTCTAATAACCAATTAGACTGTATTAAATAGGCATTAAGAAATTCCGTATCTGATACTATGGTACATCAAGAATTATTATAGTGATTGTTAGGTAAATTCCCCAGATTTAATGAATAATTGAGGCGCAATGAGTAGTAATTTAGTTAAGAATGACTGTTTAGGGGGAATGGAAGTGCAGAGATACAGACGAAGGAATACAACAGCTTTTACAGTATTGGCTTATTTCACTTTTTTTGCAGGGGTCTTTTTATTCAGTATCGGCCTTTATAATGAAGACAGTTTGCAGTTGAATGAAAAAGGATATTATATTGCTGTGATGATATTAGTGGCAGTAGGTGCAATCTTGACACAAAAAGTCACGAGGGATAATGCTGAAGATAACGAGATAATGGCAGAACAGGAAAGAAGGCAAAATCAATCGATGAAGTTAGACGATTAGTGATATAAATGGAGGAATATAAAAGCAAAAATGAAATACCGCAGCCTCAGTGAGCTGTGGTATTTCATTTTATTGAAAATCATAGAACAGCGATGTCCTAGATAATAGACTGATTGAAGCTTTGAGCTTGTTAACTTGCGCCGATTTGACGCTGGATATCATGAAGGATATGCTCTAAAGAAGTAACGACTCCTTTATCATCTTTATACATAATATGTTTTGGCTGAAAATGAACAGGTGAATCTAAACCAGCGGCTGCTGAAATACGGAATAGTCCTTTTCTTAATGTAACAAGAAAATTGACTACACGATACTTCTTCTCATCAATAACAAGAGCTTTTTGCAAATCTGGATCAGTCGTTGCTACTCCAACAGGACAGGCATTGGATTGACATTTTAATGTTTGAATACAGCCAACAGCAATCATAAAACCGCGAGCAATATTTACTAGGTCTGCTCCCATCGCTAAAGCAATAGCGATTCGATCAGGAGTAAATAGCTTACCAGAGGCGATAATTTTTACACGATCACGTACACCGTATTTTTCGAGAGTAGATACAACGATAGGGAGAGCAGATTTAATTGGCAATCCTACACTATCAATTAGTTCTTGATAAGAAGCGCCTGTGCCGCCCTCACCGCCATCAATTGTAATAAAGTCAGGTCCTTTACCGGTTTCCTTCATATACTTTGCTAGTTCTTCCACACTATCATTTCCGCCGACAACAATCTTTATGCCAACAGGCTTTCCTGTATGTTCCCGGATTTTTTCAACGAAATCCAGTAAGGAGGCTATATTTCCGAATTGAGGAAAGCGATTTGGGCTATCAACTGATTTATACGGCTCCACTTTACGAATCTCAGCAATTTCTGGTGTTACTTTTTCAGCATCGATATGCCCGCCGCGTGTTTTAGCACCTTGGGCTAGTTTAAGTTCAAATGCTTTTATTTGTGGAATTTCACTTTTTCTTTTTAATTCATCCCAATCTATGTTCCCGTTTTTATCACGTATACCAAACATAGCGGGACCAATCTGCATGATGATATCCACTCCACCTTTTAAATGGTAGGGCGAGAGTCCGCCTTCTCCTGTATTCATCCATGTTCCTTTTGCTAGCCCTAAACCTTCTGATAAGGCAGTGATTGCATGATGTCCTAATGAACCGTAACTCATTGCAGACATACCAATGAGACCCTTTAAAATAAATGGATGTCTTGTATTTGGCCCAATGACGATTGCGTCATCGTCGTGCAATAACTGAGCAGATGACTCCTCATCTTCCCATTTTTCTTCCCGTTGTGAAAGAAGTGGATCTTTTAATAAAATATATCGTTTCGTTAAAACTCTTGTTTCCTTATCCATTTTTATTTCTTCCGATAATTTTGGAAACATATCATTTCGAACAAAAAACCCTTCTTCGTCAAAGTCTCGTTTTGAACCAAAACCGATAACATCGCGATTATATTTGGCGCTTTTGACAATATGTTCGTAGTCATCTCGTGAAAATGGTCTGCCTTCCGTATCACTGTTGAACCAATATTGTCGCATTTCTGGGCCAATCTTTTCAAAAAAATAGCGGACCCGGCCAAGTGCAGGATAATTCCTTAAAATAGCGTGTCGTTTTTGGTTGCGGTCAAATAAGATTAAATAAACTAGAAAAATAACAAGCACTAGAAAAATAAGTGCAATTAATGCAAATCCGATGATAATGAGCAGGCTTGCGAGATTCATCATATTTTTCCTCCTGAACTGGCTAAATCTATTTGGTGTTAATATGCTCCAAAATGAGTGTAATTATTCAGTGGGAGCTCTTTAAAGAACCAATTATTTTTTAACGAGTTTTTTATGCGTAATTAAAGAAGATTGTTGAACTCTCACATTTTAGCTACATAATTTTTTAGTTGAATAGCCACCATAAAAGGAGATATTTCGAATTTATAATGGAGGAATGATTTTGAAAGCTTCGGATTTATTTGTACGCTGTTTAGAAAATGAAGAAGTTCAATATATTTTTGGTATTCCTGGAGAGGAAAATACGGATCTTGTTGATTCTCTTATTGGCTCTGAAATTGAATTTATTTTAGTTCATCATGAACAAGCAGCAGCTTTTATGGCTGACGTGTATGGTCGTTTGACTGGAAAACCGGGTGTCTGTTTGGCTACACTTGGGCCGGGTGCAACCAATTTATTAACAGGAGTAGGCAATGCTTATTTAGATTACTCACCTGTTGTCGCCATTACAGGTCAGGCAGGTCTTGAACGTATTCATAAGCAATCTCATCAATATGTGGATATTATTGGTGTTTTTGAAGAAACAACGAAATGGAGTCAACAAATTCACGTGCCGCACACAATACCAGAAATTATTCGTAAAGCGTTTAAAACAGCCCTTCTTGATAAACCAGGCGCTGTTCATATTGAGCTTCCGGAAGATGTGGCGATGATGGATACAGAAGGAGAACCAATTCCTGTTACACGACTACCCATCTCCCGTCCAGCTGAGGAAGAGCTCAAAAAGGCAGCAGAATTGATTAACCGTGCTAAAAGACCGATTATTTTAGCTGGAAATGGGGTTATTCGTGATGGAGCAACAGACGCATTACGCCAGTTTGCCGAAGCGAAAAATATTCCGGTGGTTAATACGTTTATGGCAAAAGGTGTGCTGCCTTCCGAGCATCCATTGACCCTATATACAGTTGGCATGCAAGCAAGGGATTATGTGCTTTGTGGCTTTGATCTTGCTGATGTCATTATTACGATAGGCTATGACATTGTCGAATATTTGCCGAAATATTGGAATGATGAAGCGATGAACCCGATTGTTCATATTGATAGTTTGCCTGCTGAAGTCGATGCGTATTATCCGCTCCAAGCCGAATTAGTCGGTGATGTTAAAGAAACGATTCAAGCTTTAAACAGCTATGTTGAAGAAAAAGAACTTTGGTCAGAGGCAATAAGGCTAAAGAATCAGTTGGTTGAGAAACTGCATGAGTCTGATGAGGTATCCGGCAGTCCTATTATTCCACAAAGAATTCTTGCTGACTTAAAAAAGGCGGAAAAGGGAGAAGCGATTGTCATTTCGGATGTGGGCGCTCATAAACTATGGATTGCTCGTATGTATCAGCCTGAAAAGCCGAATCATGTCATTATTTCCAATGGATTTGCCTCAATGGGGATTGCTGTTCCCGGCGCCATTGCTGCAAAATTAGCACAGCCGGATAAACCCGTCATTGCGATTACCGGTGATGGCGGCTTTCTAATGAATGGTGTTGAACTTGCCACAGCGAAACGTTTAGGTGTTGCGATTGTCATTATTATTTTTCATGACTCTAAATTTGGTCTAATCGAGTGGAAACAACTGAATAAATTTAATCGATCCAATGCTATTCAATTTGAAGATCCGAATTTTATTGAGTTCGCTGAAAGTTTCGGTGCGAAAGGAATTAAGGTGAAGCATTCGGATGACTTGCTTCCTGCATTAGAAGAGGCCATTCAGAGCCAAGATATTGTTCTAATCGATGTGGATGTCGATTATTCCCAAAATGTTAAATTATCCAAAACACTTGGCGATTATATTTGTAAATTATAAGAATGAGGTGTGATGAAAGATGAGGCAAAAATGGCAATTATGGATTGGTGGAAAATGGCGCGAGGCGAAAACTTATGAGCCTTTATATAATCCACATACGAATGAACAATTAACTGAAATTGGACAGGCTGAACCTGCGGATGCCGTAGAAGCGATTGTTGAAGCGCATACAGCTTTTCAGAAATTCCGGGAGTATCCGGCACATCGCCGTGCTAAGATTTTAGCAAGAGCGGCCACGATTATGGAAGAACGTAGTGAAGAATATGCTAAAATCATTTCTTTAGAATCGGCCAAAACGATTCGCAATGCCCGTGAGGAAATTAATCGCACCGTTCAAACGTATCGTTTCGCAGCAGAAGCGGCTAAAAGTAATTATGGAACACAAATTCCAATGGATGCTGCAGAAGGCGGGGAAAAACGTTTTGGTTTTACAACTCGGACCCCAATCGGTGTGGTGACAGCGATTACTCCGTTTAATTTTCCATTCAATCTCGTAGCGCACAAAGTGGGGCCAGCTATTGCGGCCGGAAATTCAATTGTGTTAAAACCAGCTGAGCAAACACCGATTAGTTCACTCGTCCTTGCTGAGATTTTTAAAGAGGCGGGGCTTCCAGAAGGGGTATTGAATGTTATTCCTGGGAAAGGCGATGTTTTGAGTGAAGCATTAACGACTCATCCGCATGTGAAAAAAGTGACGTTTACAGGCAGTGTAGAGGTGGGGCATCTGATTCAGCAGCAAGCAGGTTTTCGTAAATTGACACTTGAACTCGGCTCCAATTCCCCTTTTATTATTGATGAAGGGGTAAACATTGATAAAGTCATTGAACGGAGTGTATTAGGTTCTTTTTCCAATAATGGCCAATTGTGTATTTCCATTCAACGAATTTATGTTCATCAATCGCTTTATCAACAATTTTTAGAACGGTTTGTTAGCCGGACGAAGCAACTTGTTGTCGGTTCACCGCTTGATGAGGATACGAATATTACGGCGGTCATTTCGAAAAGATCATTGGACCGTCTGCAAAGTTGGCTGCATGAGGCCGTACAAGAAGGGGCTACAATTGAATGCGGCGGGAATGTAGAAGGAAATGTATTATATCCAACCGTATTAACGAATGTAAACCGAGACTCCAAAGTGTTTCGTTTTGAAGTATTTGGCCCTATTGTTTGTGTTTTTCCGTTTGCTACGTTAGATGAGGCGATTAAGGATGCGAATGATTCTCGCTACGGATTAAACTCGGGGGTGATGACGCCAAGTATTGAACGAGCATTTTATGCAGCGGAACGGCTTGAAACGGGTGGAGTTGTCGTCAATGATATTCCAACATATCGAATTGATAATATGCCTTATGGCGGCTGGAAGGATAGCGGCGTTGGTAGAGAAGGGGTTAAATATGCAATGGAGGAAATGATGGAGCAAAAATTTATCAGCTTTAAAATTGGTGATGAATGAATGTAGTAGCTCGTAATGTGTACTTGAAAAGGCACTTAAAATGGCCTCGAATAGTGGGTTCTTTGAAAAAGACCCATTAATCGAGGCTTCTCTATAGGAAATGTTTCATGAGCGTTGAATGACAGAAGAAGAAAAGCTTTTAATTAATTGCTGTAAGTTTCTGTGTCCTTCTCGTAGTTTAATCGTTTCTTCGAGAATTTTGTGAAAGCTTTCTAAATCTTTATCCGATGCATTTAATACGGCTTTTGGAATTGTTTCGGCAATTTGTTGTATAGTCAAATCCGGGCTCATAAACAACGACCACCTTCCCACTGATTTGTTGGACATTGTTTTGTCCTTTTTAATACTTTATAGAAAGAACCTGTATTTTCCTGCAAAATGTCCCCCTAAATTAATCTACATGTATCGGCAAATTTTTTAAATCAAGTCCTTTTCTTCAGGTTTTGTTAAATTCGATGCACTTTTATCAGTAATAGGTTGTATTGCTGCTATCTTTGTTTATTATCGATTTGGAAAGTTAAAGTTGACCAAGAAAGGCGTTGAAAAGGAAAAACGGGAGATCGTTTACATGCGTAAAAAATGATTACTATTTTGAAAGAGAATGTACCAGAATAGACTTGGTACATTCTTTTTTTTCGTTCTCTCTTATGAAGACGAACATGAGCTGCAAGACGAACAGCTCGATGTATCTGATCCGCTGTCGTTATGGTTATGGCTAGAAGCGGAATCGCTGGAACTCCCAGAGTCTGTAGAGTCGCTGCCAAAAATGTCTTTAAATTCATGCTTCGCATCTTCATCAGCCTCGACATAAGCAAAGTAAGCTGGACTCGCGTTGTCGGTCTGTTCATATTGTTTCTTCCAGTGAAGATTTCCCTCTTTTTGAGCGTCTTTTAATCTTGCTGCGAAAAATTCAAAGGTTTGTTCCGCTTCTTGGCTCGTGTTCGTGCGCATATAGGTTTGCTTTAAACTTGTTAGTTCACGAGATGTAAATTCATTCAAGAAAGAAATGCCTTTATCTTCTTTAAAAAATTTCCGCCAAATTTTAAGCGAAATCATGTCTACGGTAAATAGCTGTACATAATAAAAATCAAATAAAGTGCGTTCTGTCGGTTTCCATGTTGGCTGTTTGTGCGGGATATGCTCGATTTTGTATCCGATAAACGTTTGGCAGAACTGATTGTATTTGTTTGGATCCTCTAACATGAGATGCCAAAGCTCATCGACTTTATCATGAAACATCTCTACTTGTTTAAAAATAGCGGCTAATACGAAATACCTCTTTAACTCTCGCCAAAGCTCATTTACTTGTCGTTGCGAATAGCGCGGAAATTTCAAGCGAAACGCCGTATTGACCTCTTCCATATATTCTGGATTTAAAGCGACATGTAAGTGTTTAATCAAATTTACATGGACTGTTTCTAATTCATGAATCGCTAATGTATCTTCAAAGTTTTGGCGGAATTCTTCTTGATAGCGTTCTCGTTTATTCTGTTTCCATCGCTTTTTGATTGCAGAGAACCAACTCATTGTCCTCCCCCTTTTATTGGAGCTTTTAGTGAATTATACCATTGATTGCAGAGGGCTGAACAATTATCATAATCGTTTGTTCGCGACCAATTATGGTATTGATGAACGAGGAGGCCGGCCAATTGCCCACTCACTGGATGAGCTTCCTATCATTCAATCTGGAATAGTAACCTGGATTTTCCTGTCCCATCGTTTAAAGAGAAATACACTGAGTTCAATCCAGATCCAACTATACAACAATGAAAAAAGGGCGAGTGGAAGAAAGAATAATAGGCTTATAGAGGGCTGAATCGATGGCCCTAACACTGGAAACTGAAAGACGAATAATAGAAGAAGAATTCCGCTAAGCAAGAAGATTGCACTTGCTATTATGATACTAAGACGCTTTTTCCATAAGTGGAAGGCAAAACTGATACCAATGCCTAGAAACCCAGTGGTAAAAGCAAAGATGATTATTTCACTCGGTTGAATGAGAAATAGTAGAAATATAGTTAACAAATAGCCAAGAAAACCGTATCGAGCGGATAAAATCGTACTAAGAATCATGGGTGCTGTTGCAAAGGGACTAATAAATAAACCAACTACAGGAATAAATCCACCGGCTGATTGGAGAATGGCTGACAATGTACATAATAATGCAGTGGTTGTGATTTTCTTTGACCTAGAGGCTGTTCTATGAAACGTATCGGAAATGTTTTGCGCATGCTTCGTAATCGGTTGAAGTAAAAACATGTAATCCTCCCTCAATCGTTCGTTACGCATACTATATTCGGCTTATCCTTTCGTCAGTTTGAACTACCCCCACCTACTCCACTACGTTTCGTTGAGGAGGGGGATTCCTACGTACAAGATTCTATCGAACCTTAATGGAGTAGGCGATCCCTGTCGCACCGACAGTTAGCAGTACAAACGACTAACCTAGCAAGTCTCCTGCAAAAAAAGAATCTAGTTAGACAGCTAACGCTAATTCTTTTATATTTTTAGATGCGTTCACATCCGCGTTGTCTGTGTGACCGCATTTTTGACACACAAATTCAGCTTGCGATGGACGATTGGCTTTTTCTGTATGGCCGCAAGCATGACAACGCTGTGAGGTACGGGTAGGATGGACAGCGATGACGGTTTTCCCATACCATTCCGCTTTATATTCGAGCATGGTACGGAATTGTGACCAAGATGCTTCACTGATCGCTTTTGCCAGATTGTGATTCTTCCTCATATTCGCTACCTTTAAATCTTCTATTCCGATCACATCGTGGTTTTTGATGATTTCGGTAGATATTTTTTGAAGGTAGTCTGTTCGTGCATTCACGATTTTTTCGTGAATACGCGCCACTTTTTTTCGTTGTTTTTGATAATTTTTTGCTTCATTTAGTGGTTTCTTTTGTTGAAGCGCTCTTTCTTGTCTTCTCGATAAGATCCGTTGTGCTTTCACCAATTTTCCCTCTAGAGAACGGAAAAACTTTGGGTTTGAATAGATGGTTCCATCTGACAGAATCGCAAAATCTTTTAGGCCGACATCGATGCCAACAGCCGAATTTGTTTTTGGTAATTCTGTTCCTTCTACTTCGGTCGTTAGAGAAACAAAATATTTCCCCGATGGATTCCGTCTAATCGTCGCACTCAAAATACGACCGTGTACTTCACGACTTTTGGCAAAACGAACAAGACCTAGCTTTGGCAACTTGATATGGTCATCTATAACAGCGATATTTCCATTCGTATGCTTCGTAACGTAAGACTGGACAGGATTCTTTTTGGATTTAAAACGTGGTAGCTTATTCTGTTTTTTGTAATATCGACTATAAGCATCCGCTAAATTTTCAACCGATTTTTGCAAAGCGATACTATCCACTTCTTTCAAAAAGGAATACTGTTTCTTTAATTCTGGAAGTTCTTTGATTGTTTCATATTTATTCAAATAGTCCCCTTTCCAATTATTTGAGGAAAGTTGACCATTCTGCTTCATTTCTTCTGTGATAGACCAGTAAGCGTCTTTTTCTTTCTGTTTACCAAGAAAGAGATTAAAGACAAATCTTGAACAACCGATTGTCTTATGGATGAGTTCCATTTGTTTCTGATTAGGGTATAAGCGGAACTTAAAGGCTTTGTGGATGAACATGGTTGGGCACCCCCTTCACTTTTTACCTTATTATACCATATATAAACCCGAGAATAAAAACATAAGTTCCCCTTTTGTGAAATAGTCACTAATCAGAAGGCGATTCATCCCCTCCCTACTCATTGGGCTATCACCCTTCACATTCCTTGAGGAAGGGGTATTCTCGCCTATTTTTTTGATGAAAAAATGCCCGTTGATCAAAACGGGCAAACGA from Peribacillus asahii carries:
- a CDS encoding aldehyde dehydrogenase family protein; this encodes MRQKWQLWIGGKWREAKTYEPLYNPHTNEQLTEIGQAEPADAVEAIVEAHTAFQKFREYPAHRRAKILARAATIMEERSEEYAKIISLESAKTIRNAREEINRTVQTYRFAAEAAKSNYGTQIPMDAAEGGEKRFGFTTRTPIGVVTAITPFNFPFNLVAHKVGPAIAAGNSIVLKPAEQTPISSLVLAEIFKEAGLPEGVLNVIPGKGDVLSEALTTHPHVKKVTFTGSVEVGHLIQQQAGFRKLTLELGSNSPFIIDEGVNIDKVIERSVLGSFSNNGQLCISIQRIYVHQSLYQQFLERFVSRTKQLVVGSPLDEDTNITAVISKRSLDRLQSWLHEAVQEGATIECGGNVEGNVLYPTVLTNVNRDSKVFRFEVFGPIVCVFPFATLDEAIKDANDSRYGLNSGVMTPSIERAFYAAERLETGGVVVNDIPTYRIDNMPYGGWKDSGVGREGVKYAMEEMMEQKFISFKIGDE
- a CDS encoding FMN-binding glutamate synthase family protein, translating into MNLASLLIIIGFALIALIFLVLVIFLVYLILFDRNQKRHAILRNYPALGRVRYFFEKIGPEMRQYWFNSDTEGRPFSRDDYEHIVKSAKYNRDVIGFGSKRDFDEEGFFVRNDMFPKLSEEIKMDKETRVLTKRYILLKDPLLSQREEKWEDEESSAQLLHDDDAIVIGPNTRHPFILKGLIGMSAMSYGSLGHHAITALSEGLGLAKGTWMNTGEGGLSPYHLKGGVDIIMQIGPAMFGIRDKNGNIDWDELKRKSEIPQIKAFELKLAQGAKTRGGHIDAEKVTPEIAEIRKVEPYKSVDSPNRFPQFGNIASLLDFVEKIREHTGKPVGIKIVVGGNDSVEELAKYMKETGKGPDFITIDGGEGGTGASYQELIDSVGLPIKSALPIVVSTLEKYGVRDRVKIIASGKLFTPDRIAIALAMGADLVNIARGFMIAVGCIQTLKCQSNACPVGVATTDPDLQKALVIDEKKYRVVNFLVTLRKGLFRISAAAGLDSPVHFQPKHIMYKDDKGVVTSLEHILHDIQRQIGAS
- a CDS encoding acetolactate synthase large subunit, producing MKASDLFVRCLENEEVQYIFGIPGEENTDLVDSLIGSEIEFILVHHEQAAAFMADVYGRLTGKPGVCLATLGPGATNLLTGVGNAYLDYSPVVAITGQAGLERIHKQSHQYVDIIGVFEETTKWSQQIHVPHTIPEIIRKAFKTALLDKPGAVHIELPEDVAMMDTEGEPIPVTRLPISRPAEEELKKAAELINRAKRPIILAGNGVIRDGATDALRQFAEAKNIPVVNTFMAKGVLPSEHPLTLYTVGMQARDYVLCGFDLADVIITIGYDIVEYLPKYWNDEAMNPIVHIDSLPAEVDAYYPLQAELVGDVKETIQALNSYVEEKELWSEAIRLKNQLVEKLHESDEVSGSPIIPQRILADLKKAEKGEAIVISDVGAHKLWIARMYQPEKPNHVIISNGFASMGIAVPGAIAAKLAQPDKPVIAITGDGGFLMNGVELATAKRLGVAIVIIIFHDSKFGLIEWKQLNKFNRSNAIQFEDPNFIEFAESFGAKGIKVKHSDDLLPALEEAIQSQDIVLIDVDVDYSQNVKLSKTLGDYICKL
- the tnpB gene encoding IS200/IS605 family element RNA-guided endonuclease TnpB: MFIHKAFKFRLYPNQKQMELIHKTIGCSRFVFNLFLGKQKEKDAYWSITEEMKQNGQLSSNNWKGDYLNKYETIKELPELKKQYSFLKEVDSIALQKSVENLADAYSRYYKKQNKLPRFKSKKNPVQSYVTKHTNGNIAVIDDHIKLPKLGLVRFAKSREVHGRILSATIRRNPSGKYFVSLTTEVEGTELPKTNSAVGIDVGLKDFAILSDGTIYSNPKFFRSLEGKLVKAQRILSRRQERALQQKKPLNEAKNYQKQRKKVARIHEKIVNARTDYLQKISTEIIKNHDVIGIEDLKVANMRKNHNLAKAISEASWSQFRTMLEYKAEWYGKTVIAVHPTRTSQRCHACGHTEKANRPSQAEFVCQKCGHTDNADVNASKNIKELALAV
- a CDS encoding AEC family transporter, encoding MNQEFLFLLLLIMVGYVFKRLNLLKEKDGEAMGRIIFNITLPALIIVTFDTVKIEPSLLLLTVIVLIYGIISLCLAWFVFRKEAKELKGTLLMLAPGYNVGIFAFPLVQTIWGAEGLAYFGMFDAGNAFILFGIVYIIASYYSKEGLTLKPRIILKKFGTSIPLMTYFIVSILNYCHLHLPSAVIDFATILSKANMPLSFLLLGLYLNFKFEKLYIKPMIKFLLFRYGTGLLFGLILYFLLPFNEMFKYTILIGLLLPIGASILPFALEFKYSTTRFIGTLTNVTIIISMLILYLFANFIL
- a CDS encoding YiaA/YiaB family inner membrane protein; protein product: MQRYRRRNTTAFTVLAYFTFFAGVFLFSIGLYNEDSLQLNEKGYYIAVMILVAVGAILTQKVTRDNAEDNEIMAEQERRQNQSMKLDD
- a CDS encoding Ig-like domain-containing protein; this translates as MKRYLLKAGVLTCLTLGLFYEEASAESTLASKCEAYGEIQPNQNPSFQHVNCLLTNAALEANIPPEVVKAVTTQENGGWKQFDANGKPIISDDDGIGLMQITNQPQYDQQKLQNDISYNIEAGIEILNGMYKRTDLPKIKGADKQVIENWYFPVMAYNGSKPVNSPLVQLTGAKNKNAYQEKVFHHIENDSFLENTSLGKFPFKTADFEYDPTSNKNIAFRTMKYSLTDQIHPSAYFFKKGDKVVVTKNNANFRLKPSTLANSQTKLKENTTLIINGTFKYDLSATSQNQFVWYPVQTADKKLTGYIPSAYITKKIDKPSVNTIDDNDTYLSGKAAANAIIEIKRNNKKFKSTKANANGNFKVKIGVQKAGTSLTVTFKNEFNATSPAKTVTVVDKTPPATPTISTIKKTTKTVTGKTEAYATIQLKVKQKVIGSRKADKSGKYTIKITPQKSGTTVTATATDKAGNKSKPATRTVQ